Proteins from one Candidatus Zixiibacteriota bacterium genomic window:
- the selD gene encoding selenide, water dikinase SelD, producing the protein MGPKFLADLLKEMPPESNPALLVGFETSDDAGIFQISDRQALVQTVDFFPPIVDDPYAFGQIAAANALSDIYAMGGKPLTALNIVGFPDGVLPPEILKKILLGGAEKIKEAGAVVVGGHSIKDKELKFGVAVTGIIDTDKIVRNIGAKPGDILFLTKPLGTGIITTAIKRNLASPEDIATVTKSMATLNNVASELMVQFGAHAATDITGYGLLGHAYEMANGSEVTLKISFDRLPLFPNAMKFANAGSVPGGTSANREYLLDKVEYLRKCTEAERNLLHDPQTSGGLFIALDAGKRDDFLKAATKSEFAVYEIGEVIAKSTKPLVIT; encoded by the coding sequence TTGGGGCCAAAGTTTTTGGCTGACCTTCTCAAGGAGATGCCGCCGGAGAGCAATCCCGCCCTTCTGGTTGGGTTTGAGACCTCCGATGACGCCGGCATCTTCCAGATTAGCGACCGTCAGGCGCTGGTTCAGACGGTGGACTTCTTTCCGCCGATTGTGGATGACCCGTACGCTTTCGGGCAGATTGCGGCCGCCAACGCCCTTTCCGATATCTATGCCATGGGCGGCAAGCCGCTGACCGCTTTGAATATTGTCGGTTTTCCGGATGGAGTTCTGCCGCCGGAAATACTGAAAAAAATTCTTCTCGGCGGCGCGGAAAAAATAAAAGAGGCCGGCGCCGTGGTCGTCGGCGGTCATTCCATCAAAGATAAAGAATTGAAATTCGGCGTGGCTGTCACCGGCATCATCGATACCGACAAAATCGTCCGCAACATCGGCGCCAAACCGGGCGATATTCTGTTCTTGACCAAACCGCTTGGCACCGGCATCATCACTACCGCCATCAAACGGAATCTCGCTTCGCCCGAAGATATTGCCACTGTCACTAAATCAATGGCGACACTGAATAATGTCGCATCTGAACTGATGGTTCAATTCGGGGCTCATGCCGCCACCGATATCACCGGCTACGGACTTCTCGGGCATGCGTACGAAATGGCGAATGGCTCTGAGGTAACCCTGAAAATCTCTTTTGACCGCCTCCCGCTTTTCCCGAATGCAATGAAATTCGCCAACGCCGGCTCGGTCCCCGGCGGGACTTCCGCCAACCGCGAATATCTGCTCGACAAAGTGGAGTATCTGAGAAAATGCACCGAAGCCGAACGGAACCTTCTCCACGATCCCCAAACCTCGGGAGGCCTTTTCATCGCCCTCGACGCCGGGAAGAGGGATGATTTCCTGAAAGCGG